A region from the Chitinophaga sp. Cy-1792 genome encodes:
- a CDS encoding endonuclease/exonuclease/phosphatase family protein — MMIKRNILLIAICLITAQVAMAQRFTVGTYNLRYDNNGDSLKGNGWQRRYPVIASLVRFHGFDIFGTQEGLKHQLENLKDSLPGFTYIGIGRDDGKEAGEHSAIFYNTNMFTVVKQGNFWLSETEDKPNKGWDAVLPRICTWGLFKEIKTGFTFYMFNLHMDHVGVKARAESSKLILKKIKEMTAGRPVILTGDFNVDQHNESYLLLASSNVLFDAYTTTKLRYANTATFNNFKGDVAADTRIDHVFLTKNFEVQRYGILDDTYRSQENGVGTARTPSDHFPVLVEVTHGK, encoded by the coding sequence ATGATGATCAAAAGAAATATACTGCTCATCGCCATCTGCCTGATTACAGCGCAGGTGGCCATGGCGCAGCGTTTTACAGTTGGAACCTACAATCTCCGTTACGATAATAACGGCGATTCTCTCAAAGGAAACGGCTGGCAGCGCCGCTATCCGGTAATTGCCAGCCTGGTACGCTTTCATGGCTTCGATATTTTCGGTACCCAGGAAGGACTCAAACATCAGCTGGAAAACCTGAAAGATAGTCTGCCAGGCTTTACCTACATTGGTATTGGCCGCGATGATGGTAAAGAAGCCGGCGAACATTCTGCTATCTTCTATAATACCAACATGTTTACTGTAGTGAAGCAGGGGAATTTCTGGTTGTCTGAAACCGAAGATAAGCCCAACAAAGGCTGGGATGCGGTCTTGCCGCGTATCTGTACCTGGGGACTCTTTAAGGAAATCAAAACAGGCTTTACGTTTTATATGTTCAACCTGCATATGGACCATGTAGGCGTAAAGGCCCGTGCGGAGAGTTCAAAGCTCATCCTGAAAAAAATCAAAGAGATGACCGCAGGCCGCCCGGTAATACTGACCGGCGATTTCAACGTGGACCAGCATAATGAATCGTACCTACTGCTGGCCAGCAGCAACGTATTATTCGATGCATATACGACTACGAAGCTGCGCTATGCCAATACGGCTACTTTCAACAATTTTAAGGGAGATGTAGCTGCTGATACCCGTATCGATCATGTGTTCCTGACTAAGAACTTCGAAGTGCAGCGCTACGGTATCCTCGATGATACGTACCGCAGCCAGGAAAACGGCGTAGGTACTGCACGTACCCCTTCTGACCATTTTCCGGTTCTGGTGGAAGTGACGCATGGGAAATAA
- a CDS encoding RagB/SusD family nutrient uptake outer membrane protein, translated as MHIPFKKQCAAVIIGAAVLAGCTKSLDQQPQASATRDAVFGSEAGLKLYTTSFYDILPDINTPFRTDCNLSDYGAVNAVPDYIRTGVYSAQSEAKGNWSWTALRNVNYFIVNNINPTVPVATRDNYTALARFFRAYFYFEKIKRYGDVPWLSKPLAVNDSLLYAKRDSRVLVIDSVIADLDWAASHIIAGEDATRSTITQNVILGFKSRVCLYEGTYRKYRNDSLPGSTDLLTQAAAAAKAVIDGGKYSLSMGTQSYRNLFINAAPVTAEIMLADLTSSSLGKMNDANWYFTSATYGSRFSFTRDFINTYLQLDGTAFTDVPGHDTMTLAHETQNRDLRLGQTIRLAGYTRVNNGKTIAAPPVFSYTYTGYQPIKWCLDDMYYDAGALNTNSVSLMRYAEILLNYAEAKAELGQMDGSVWAQTIGALRTRAGIANANTLPVNVDPYMKSRYYPDVTNAALMEIRRDRAIELCLEGFRWMDLTRWAHGDLLLKKWNGFYVPALNVPMDLNADGVLDVCFYQTTAPANPVAGVTYVNVGPTVGGVTNPQQLANGTYGELHWQDATPRTFQPFMYLYPLPITAIQLNPNLSQNPGWGQP; from the coding sequence ATGCATATACCCTTTAAAAAGCAATGTGCTGCAGTGATCATAGGGGCAGCTGTACTGGCAGGTTGTACAAAGAGCCTGGACCAGCAGCCGCAGGCAAGCGCTACCCGCGATGCGGTGTTTGGCAGTGAGGCCGGGCTGAAACTTTATACTACTTCTTTTTACGATATATTACCGGATATCAATACTCCTTTTCGTACCGATTGTAACCTCTCCGATTATGGTGCAGTCAATGCGGTGCCGGATTATATCCGTACTGGTGTTTACAGTGCGCAGTCAGAGGCTAAAGGCAACTGGAGCTGGACGGCATTGCGCAATGTCAATTATTTCATCGTAAATAACATCAACCCGACAGTGCCAGTGGCCACGCGTGATAACTACACTGCGCTGGCACGCTTCTTCCGTGCTTATTTTTATTTCGAGAAAATTAAGCGTTATGGAGATGTGCCCTGGCTGAGCAAGCCGCTGGCGGTAAACGACAGTCTGCTCTATGCAAAGCGTGATTCCCGTGTATTGGTGATAGACTCTGTCATCGCCGATCTGGACTGGGCTGCCAGTCATATTATCGCCGGGGAAGATGCTACCCGTAGTACCATCACCCAGAACGTCATCCTGGGCTTCAAGTCACGGGTATGCCTGTACGAAGGTACATACCGTAAATACCGTAACGATTCGCTGCCGGGTTCTACCGACCTGCTGACACAAGCCGCTGCCGCAGCAAAAGCCGTGATAGATGGTGGTAAATATTCCCTGAGTATGGGAACGCAGTCGTACCGCAACCTGTTCATCAATGCGGCGCCGGTGACGGCAGAAATCATGCTGGCAGACCTTACCAGTAGCTCGCTGGGAAAAATGAACGATGCCAACTGGTACTTCACCAGTGCCACCTACGGCAGCCGTTTCAGCTTTACCCGTGATTTCATCAACACCTACCTGCAACTGGATGGTACCGCCTTTACAGATGTACCCGGCCACGACACCATGACGCTGGCACATGAAACACAGAACCGTGACCTGCGCCTCGGACAAACGATCCGCCTCGCAGGATATACCCGTGTCAACAATGGTAAAACCATTGCGGCGCCACCGGTATTTTCGTATACCTATACCGGTTACCAGCCTATTAAATGGTGCCTGGACGATATGTATTACGATGCCGGCGCACTTAATACCAACAGTGTTTCCCTGATGCGTTATGCCGAGATACTGCTGAACTATGCAGAAGCCAAGGCAGAGCTGGGACAAATGGACGGTAGCGTATGGGCGCAAACCATTGGCGCACTGCGTACCCGCGCAGGTATCGCCAATGCCAACACCTTACCGGTTAACGTAGACCCATATATGAAATCGCGCTACTATCCTGATGTGACCAATGCCGCACTGATGGAGATCCGCCGTGACCGCGCCATTGAGCTTTGCCTGGAAGGCTTCCGCTGGATGGACCTCACCCGCTGGGCGCATGGCGACCTGCTGCTGAAGAAATGGAATGGTTTCTATGTGCCGGCACTGAACGTACCAATGGACCTCAACGCGGATGGTGTATTGGATGTATGCTTCTACCAGACAACCGCTCCGGCAAACCCTGTGGCAGGCGTTACCTACGTGAATGTAGGGCCTACCGTTGGCGGCGTTACCAATCCGCAGCAGCTGGCCAATGGTACCTACGGCGAACTGCACTGGCAGGATGCTACCCCGCGTACCTTCCAGCCGTTTATGTACCTGTACCCGCTGCCGATCACTGCGATCCAGTTAAATCCTAACCTCTCGCAAAACCCGGGATGGGGACAACCTTAA
- a CDS encoding TonB-dependent receptor codes for MRKWFCMLCLVSGTTAVYAQSHPTTGKVTDESGQGLPGVSVKVLGTSLGTSTDAKGGFSINAAPDAQLIFTYVGFNTDTVLASRAAHGVRLKTKVASLNDVVVVGYGTQKKANLTGAVAQVTGEVLSNRSIPNITQGLQGTIPNLNLVMGDGKPLQSPSYNVRGNTSIGQGGSALVLIDGVQGDPSLINPNDIASVTVLKDASSAAIYGARAAFGVVLITTKNPAKGKTTVTYSSNYSLKSPTSVPDIVDNGYQYASMFNEAWSAWNDYSQTAQNINKTQPFSAAYLAEYKKRNDDPSLPKVEVGPNGNYVYYGNTNWYDLLYKKHNFATDQNLAISGASEKASYYITGRYYGQEGLFRFNSDDFKAYNFRAKGSLQVFKWLELNNSTDFAYRSYHNPLNVGEGGGIWRNLADEGHPSSMLFNPDGTLTFTAAYTVGDFFYGKNGIDTTNQQIRNTTGFVARFNNDHFRLKGDFTFQLFNNGETQKRVPVPYSTAPGVISYVGSAYNDLQNLTARTQYIATNIYGEYENRFGGHYFKVLAGYNFEQSAYSGFSALRNGLSYPGAKNLNLALGQNISTAGYWDKWAILGGFGRLNYSYKDRYLLEFNGRYDGSSKFPSNQRFAFFPSVSGGWRVSQEPFWHVSPRAVSDLKVRGSYGSLGNGNVASYTYQENFNITQYGRVIGGVLPQKTSQPVVLPDGLTWETARTADLGMDIGFLSDRLNFSGDIYERKTMNMFTVGPTLPDVFGADPPKGNYADLRTRGWEASINWHDKFTVANKPFNYSVGVWMSDYSATILRYNNTSGILTDYYVGQKLGDIWGLVNDGFMTQKDADYANANQTQTQYKSSTSGHWMAGDLKFKDLNGDGKINNGTNTLSNPGDQRVIGNSTPRYNFGIKLDASWNNFSIGAFFQGVGKQDWYPGGEADAFWGQYNRPYNYALKYQLGNIWTEDNPNAYFPRYRGYVAQGGNELSIAQTKYLQNVRYIRLKNLQIGYNLPAHLISRAHLNSMRVYISGENLWTASPLYKLTRNIDVENIGKSDVILTGNSNNGNGNNYPILKSYTIGLQVSL; via the coding sequence ATGAGAAAATGGTTTTGTATGCTTTGCCTGGTAAGTGGTACAACTGCAGTGTATGCGCAGTCGCACCCCACTACGGGCAAGGTAACCGATGAAAGTGGCCAGGGCCTGCCTGGTGTTTCGGTGAAGGTTTTGGGCACCAGTCTTGGTACCAGCACAGACGCAAAGGGTGGCTTTAGCATTAATGCTGCTCCTGACGCGCAGCTGATCTTCACGTATGTGGGTTTCAATACGGATACGGTATTGGCCAGTCGTGCCGCACATGGAGTAAGGCTGAAAACAAAAGTAGCTTCCCTGAACGACGTGGTAGTAGTAGGGTATGGTACGCAAAAGAAAGCGAACCTGACAGGTGCTGTTGCACAGGTTACCGGAGAGGTGCTAAGTAACCGTTCTATCCCCAACATCACCCAGGGGTTACAGGGTACTATTCCCAACCTCAACCTCGTAATGGGTGATGGTAAACCTTTACAGTCACCTTCCTACAATGTGCGTGGTAATACTTCCATTGGTCAGGGTGGTAGTGCGCTGGTACTGATAGATGGGGTACAGGGCGATCCTTCGCTGATCAACCCGAACGATATCGCCAGTGTCACCGTACTGAAAGATGCCTCTTCGGCAGCGATCTACGGCGCCCGCGCGGCTTTCGGTGTGGTGCTGATCACGACCAAAAACCCTGCTAAGGGAAAAACAACCGTTACTTATTCTTCCAACTATTCCCTGAAAAGTCCGACTTCGGTGCCTGATATAGTAGACAATGGCTACCAGTATGCATCTATGTTTAATGAGGCCTGGTCGGCATGGAATGACTATTCACAGACCGCCCAGAACATTAACAAGACGCAGCCTTTCTCTGCGGCATACCTGGCAGAGTATAAAAAACGCAACGACGACCCTTCGCTGCCAAAGGTAGAAGTAGGGCCTAATGGCAACTACGTATACTATGGCAATACCAACTGGTACGATCTGCTCTATAAAAAACACAATTTCGCTACAGACCAGAACCTGGCTATTTCAGGTGCCAGCGAAAAGGCCAGCTATTATATTACGGGCCGCTACTATGGTCAGGAAGGCCTGTTCCGCTTCAATTCTGACGATTTCAAAGCCTATAACTTCCGCGCCAAAGGTAGTCTCCAGGTGTTCAAGTGGCTGGAGCTGAACAACAGCACGGACTTTGCTTACCGTAGCTACCATAACCCGCTGAACGTGGGCGAAGGCGGCGGTATCTGGCGTAACCTGGCCGATGAAGGCCACCCTTCTTCCATGCTGTTCAACCCGGACGGTACGCTGACTTTCACGGCGGCCTATACGGTGGGTGATTTCTTCTATGGAAAAAATGGTATCGATACCACCAACCAGCAGATTCGTAATACGACCGGCTTCGTGGCCAGGTTTAATAACGACCATTTCCGCCTGAAAGGTGACTTTACTTTCCAGCTGTTCAACAACGGAGAAACGCAGAAGCGTGTACCCGTTCCGTATAGCACGGCGCCTGGTGTAATCTCCTATGTGGGATCTGCCTATAACGACCTGCAAAACCTGACGGCACGTACACAATACATTGCCACCAACATCTATGGTGAATATGAAAACCGTTTCGGTGGCCATTATTTCAAAGTGCTGGCAGGCTACAACTTCGAACAGTCGGCGTACTCCGGCTTCTCCGCACTGCGTAACGGGTTGTCTTACCCGGGAGCTAAAAACCTGAACCTGGCACTGGGACAAAATATCTCTACCGCCGGGTATTGGGACAAATGGGCTATCCTCGGTGGATTTGGCCGGCTGAACTACAGTTATAAAGATCGTTACCTGCTGGAGTTCAACGGGCGTTATGATGGTTCTTCTAAATTCCCATCCAATCAGCGTTTCGCGTTCTTCCCATCTGTTTCCGGTGGCTGGCGTGTATCCCAGGAGCCTTTCTGGCATGTATCTCCACGGGCAGTGTCTGACCTGAAGGTACGTGGTTCCTATGGCTCGCTGGGTAATGGTAACGTTGCCTCCTATACGTACCAGGAGAACTTCAATATCACCCAGTATGGCCGCGTAATTGGTGGTGTATTGCCACAGAAAACAAGTCAGCCGGTGGTACTTCCTGATGGCCTGACCTGGGAAACCGCCCGTACTGCGGACCTGGGAATGGACATCGGCTTCCTCAGCGACCGCCTCAACTTCAGCGGGGATATCTACGAACGTAAAACAATGAATATGTTTACCGTAGGGCCCACCCTGCCGGATGTATTCGGTGCTGATCCGCCAAAAGGTAACTATGCCGACCTGCGTACCCGTGGCTGGGAAGCCAGCATCAACTGGCACGATAAATTTACTGTTGCCAATAAGCCATTTAACTATAGCGTAGGCGTGTGGATGTCTGACTATTCCGCAACGATATTACGTTACAACAATACCAGCGGTATACTCACCGATTATTATGTGGGTCAGAAACTGGGAGATATCTGGGGTTTGGTAAACGATGGCTTTATGACGCAGAAAGATGCAGATTATGCCAATGCCAACCAGACACAGACGCAGTATAAATCTTCCACCAGTGGCCACTGGATGGCAGGCGACCTCAAATTCAAGGACCTGAACGGCGACGGCAAGATCAACAACGGGACCAATACGTTGTCTAACCCCGGCGACCAGCGCGTGATCGGTAACAGCACCCCGCGCTATAACTTCGGTATTAAACTGGATGCCTCCTGGAACAACTTCTCCATTGGCGCATTCTTCCAGGGAGTAGGCAAGCAGGACTGGTACCCTGGTGGTGAGGCAGATGCCTTCTGGGGACAATATAACCGCCCTTACAACTATGCCCTGAAATATCAGCTGGGGAATATCTGGACAGAAGATAATCCGAACGCCTATTTCCCGCGTTACCGCGGCTATGTAGCCCAGGGTGGTAATGAGTTGTCTATCGCACAAACAAAATACCTGCAGAATGTTCGCTATATCCGGCTGAAAAATCTGCAGATAGGCTATAACCTTCCCGCACACCTGATTTCAAGAGCGCACCTCAACAGCATGCGTGTATATATCTCCGGTGAAAACCTCTGGACAGCTTCTCCATTGTATAAGCTGACCCGTAACATCGACGTGGAAAATATCGGTAAATCAGATGTGATCCTGACAGGTAACTCCAACAATGGTAACGGTAACAACTATCCGATCCTGAAGAGCTATACCATCGGACTGCAGGTTTCATTATAA
- a CDS encoding methyltransferase domain-containing protein: MMTPEKLYVQYGSGPFSAPAGWKNYDVSPTLRLQKLPLIGKLLQKRMHVAFHPDVILGDIISGLPGVTANSCDGIYCSHVLEHLSYHDCKKALDNTFALLKPGGYFRCVVPDLESAAKNYIAQLNQQDPEANVKFLDETLLGKRERVRGVKQLIQATYGNKEHLYMWDHLSLSKALQQAGFKEVRSCAFNDSKDQMFQRVEEASRFNNAVALEATK; encoded by the coding sequence ATGATGACACCGGAAAAATTATATGTTCAGTATGGCTCTGGCCCATTCTCCGCACCTGCAGGCTGGAAAAACTACGATGTATCGCCCACGTTAAGGCTCCAGAAACTGCCCCTGATAGGTAAACTCCTGCAAAAGCGCATGCATGTTGCCTTTCACCCGGATGTTATTTTGGGAGATATCATCAGCGGTTTACCCGGCGTCACCGCAAATTCCTGCGACGGCATTTATTGTAGTCATGTGTTGGAACATCTATCTTACCACGACTGCAAAAAAGCGTTGGACAATACTTTCGCGTTACTCAAGCCAGGTGGCTATTTCCGCTGTGTGGTGCCCGACCTGGAAAGTGCTGCCAAAAACTATATCGCACAGCTAAACCAGCAGGACCCCGAAGCCAACGTAAAATTCCTGGACGAAACATTGCTGGGTAAGCGGGAGCGCGTTCGTGGCGTGAAACAGCTAATCCAGGCCACCTATGGCAATAAGGAACATTTATACATGTGGGACCACCTTTCGCTGAGCAAAGCCCTGCAACAGGCAGGATTTAAGGAGGTACGCAGCTGCGCCTTCAACGACAGCAAAGACCAGATGTTCCAAAGAGTGGAAGAAGCATCCAGGTTCAATAATGCCGTGGCGCTGGAAGCCACCAAATAA
- a CDS encoding ComEC/Rec2 family competence protein, translated as MKFEIDMLSVGRADAIILRYFNRFDKEVVIVIDAGRSGDGKKVLEHIENHTDKKSIDLAICTHPDKDHIGGFFDIVGKVKIDKFWIHNPANHRKEVEKLKGKISKEKPIHESLSEAESLISLIKKNRIVYEEPFAGLKYDKAPLIVVGPKKEYYQELLSDFRDIGTLLNEGLTADWLQADDKLQESEMSEKLDRKKDESKENNSSAIILFTPSGSNHKYLFTGDAGPIALRKADDFRDLSGLYWLDVPHHGSVYNLKPDLINRFKPKYALISCKKSDHYPIDKVVDALRATGCLVYPTYDSRLHYYVGLSLRPGECSARPM; from the coding sequence ATGAAGTTTGAAATAGATATGTTATCTGTCGGTCGCGCTGACGCGATTATTTTACGATACTTTAATCGCTTTGATAAGGAAGTCGTTATTGTTATTGATGCCGGACGCTCCGGTGATGGTAAAAAGGTCCTGGAGCATATTGAAAACCATACTGATAAGAAAAGTATTGACCTGGCTATCTGTACCCACCCGGATAAAGACCATATTGGTGGCTTCTTTGATATCGTCGGGAAGGTGAAAATTGATAAGTTCTGGATCCATAATCCCGCCAATCATAGGAAGGAAGTAGAGAAACTTAAAGGAAAAATATCAAAGGAAAAGCCTATTCACGAAAGCCTGAGTGAGGCAGAAAGTCTGATATCACTGATCAAAAAAAATAGAATAGTTTATGAGGAACCATTTGCCGGTTTGAAATATGATAAAGCTCCATTAATCGTAGTAGGTCCAAAAAAAGAGTATTATCAGGAGCTGCTGAGTGATTTTAGGGATATTGGTACGCTGCTTAATGAAGGGCTTACAGCGGACTGGTTACAGGCTGATGATAAGTTACAAGAATCTGAAATGTCAGAAAAATTGGACCGGAAGAAGGATGAATCAAAAGAAAATAATAGTAGCGCTATTATTTTGTTTACCCCATCTGGATCTAATCATAAATATTTATTTACTGGGGATGCTGGCCCTATTGCTTTACGGAAGGCCGATGATTTCAGAGATCTGTCTGGATTATATTGGCTGGATGTTCCCCATCATGGCAGTGTTTATAATTTAAAACCAGACTTAATTAATAGATTCAAACCAAAGTATGCATTAATATCTTGCAAAAAATCGGATCATTATCCTATTGATAAAGTAGTGGATGCTTTAAGAGCAACCGGGTGTTTGGTCTATCCTACTTATGATTCCAGACTTCACTACTATGTTGGTTTGTCTTTAAGACCAGGGGAGTGCTCAGCCAGACCAATGTAA